The sequence below is a genomic window from Phoenix dactylifera cultivar Barhee BC4 chromosome 16, palm_55x_up_171113_PBpolish2nd_filt_p, whole genome shotgun sequence.
TATCTTATGGAACTGGAGAAATGTCATACTctctttgatttgatcttctcgCATCCTCATAGCTAAAGGATCCCGCTTTATACGAATATCAGTGCCCATCATAATGCGATACTCTTCAGCAGTTTGGTGCTGGAACATTGTGATGAGTTGAGTGTTCTCATCTTCTCCAGTTTCTTCAAAGTGCTTCTCCGCAGCTTTGCGTGAAGTATCCCTCTTTCTATATGCTTTAACCCATTCAGAATAGTATGCTAATGGTCCTATCTCTTCCAGTCTCCTCTGCTCTGCTTGTAGcctgaattttttttggcatatcagTTAACAGAGCCAacaaagaatagttttatatgaAAAAGTCTCATTTTTAATATTTGGAATCCCGACACAAGTTTGCCCATGATATgcaatttttttatgaagaatAACACAGAAAAAATAACAGATGAATTGATTGTGCAATACTTCCTTTACGGGATTGctgggatgaatattttgttcaACTggtaaaagtaaaagaaaagaaaaaggggagcaaaagcaaaaaaaacCCAGAAAACAAGCACATGGTGTGACGCCCACcaacagaaataaaaaaattcatagCATGACCAGAAATGGACAACACCTTGGATAGGCAGAAAGCCATGATGATCCCTCGGACAATATTATATAGTATTTCAATATACCTGCTTCAATCTGAAGGCAAGATTTCAAGTATTGCCAATCAGTAATACATACCATGCAAGAGATTTACTGGTGGAATACGCTCCCCAGGAATCTTGGGGCTCATGAAAACCTAGTATGGTTGGCACTGCTTCATCTTGTAGGATATCAAGTATGAAGCAACACAGTTATCATATAGCAAGACATACTGCAAAGTATACTGACACAGTTAACATATACCAATTcaaattttctaaaattttttgttaacattgttttttaaaaaaaattgttatcGTATTTTTTGTAGTTAATGCTATGAATCCTCACCATTGCTTATCCAAAACAGAAATGTGTATGTGAGGGAATCCAACAATTTTAATGTGCTTATGAGAATCTaacatataatttgaacatcatGAACAtgtattcatcatttcaaaCCATTTCAAACTGTTTGATATAAGGTAAACAAAAATGTTTTACAAATGCACCTACCCATATCATTAGATCATCCTTTGTCAAGGCCGTTATCCTTATATGCTGAATGCTGTTGTGTGCCATTAGGCATATGTTGTACAAGCTGATTTCTAACTGTAATCAAGCATGATATACTCAACCATGTCCAAATTAATGCACTGTAACTGATAATCCAATTGAAACATAATACATAAAGCTTACTCATTAAATCATAGAAGTGTTCCTTGACAAAGTGGAGAGGTGGGGAGGTttgcttttgaaaaaaattccaAGGCAGTTCTTTTGTTCagaaaagaaatcagcacaAGAATTATTAGAGTGATGACTGTGAGGGAGAAAAGGGAAGgggggatgagctgcttcgtcagtttttcttttctcattttGCTTAATTTCCTtgcaataaaaaattaaaaacactCTCTTAGTTTTTTCATCTCATCTGTAGCCAATAGAGTCAGGAAAATGCCTCTATGTAGCTGGCAAATAAGATTCTGAAACATATTCAACAAGTTTCAAATGTTTTCACAGATATCAGTAAATGGCAGCCAATTTAACGTTGACAGCAACAACACACAGACAATGCAACAATCATTTGCAAGTATAGCTTTAATATTAAAATCTTGGAAGTTTGCTAGTTATTTTACCTTTCCTCTTTGAATACATGTCTTCTTGCCTTTGCAAGAGCAGCTTCAGTTCTTGTAGGATAGTCTCCATAAAGCTTTATTTGCCCAGTCTCTGCCATTGCCTTTGCAAACACCTGCATTCATGATATATGACAAATGCGGTATATGAAAAAAAGAACTATCAAATATATCCGACAAATGACTTAGGTCCAGAGCACCTTATGAGCTCTACCATAAAATGGTACCATTCCCATGTGATATATATTGTGCCAAAATGATACAGATCTTATTTATCTTCGAATACATAAACCATGCTAGACTAACCGTGTCAACATCTGGACGCCTTCTTTGCCACCTTGACCATTGCTCCTCATCGGGCTTTCTCCAATTCCACCACAAATCTTGACTTGTTTGAGGCTCTTCTATGGGCTTGCTTGAAGCTGGATCAATAAAGGGATGTGGTCGCCCCATTTCTTTGTCCAACTCATAAGGACTGAGATTCTTTTCCTCTGGTTCTGTCTGATAAATAACATATTCCTTGGATGGGTTTTTAGGTTCATCAGAAACATCATCAGAAGTCTCAAGCACAGGTGGTGGGTCAGTCACATCACTACTCATTTCTGAAGTTTCGGAAGCAGCAGCCTGCCCCTTATACTTCTTCCTCCTGCTTCCAGGACTTTTTCCATATGAAGGCTTCCCTTTCGACTTGCCAAGTGGTTCAGGAGCCCTGGCTGCCCTCACCCGGCTAGCAGTTCCTTCAGGCCAGTACTCCCTCCCAGGTATACTGGCCCGGGCACCAGATGCTGGCTCAAGCTGCCCGGATGTGGAATCAAAGTAACAATGGTATGGCGGCGGTTCGATGGAAGATGGATCAAATTTTCCATCCTTTCTTGCACACCTTATACAAGGTAATAGTCTGGACTTCCTTTGGGAGTATCTATATGACCGAACAAGAATTCGCAGCTTGCTTGAATGAAATACACCTACAAATGGTGTCTGGAAATTTCAAATTGTACAAACAAAGATAACACATTACCTATCAGTAAGATGATATTATCAATAGTGGTCAAGCAATTAGGTATATGCATACTTCAACGAATTCCATTCCTTTAAAGGAAGAATATTAGGTACACCACAAGCTAGGAGGTTCCGGTTTCAAAattacaaaattaaaatttgagacTGAAACTATTTTGTAAAAAAGGGGTGCAACGTAGGTAAAAATTTGCTACACCTGGAACTTTTGAGAATGAGATTTTCCAATAAGCGCACCACTTGCTGCTGCTAAACCCCCCATGGATCCCTCTGCCCAACAAATACAAGCATTCATCAATTCAGTGGATTatgtgaagaataaaaaagggaacTTTTATTGATTCTTTCAAGTCCAGCGCACCTTGAAACAGAAATGCATTTGAAAAAGACGTCATCTTTCCTTTCCTTGAATTCTCGCTTGTTGAATAAAAACTCTTCAAGTCTAATATCTACCTATCTGCAATAGGTTAACAGTAAGACTAGGGTTCCTCTCCAACAGCATCTtctaaattcaaatttaaagaaaatttCAGCTCCTTTCCATTCTTCCTTCACCAAACTGTATACAAATCCAATACTAATCAAAAgactaatctatctacaaaaaaaaaggcaacaTACTGGAACATATCAAAAGCCTCGATAAAATTCAAGATATTAAGAGGAATCTGGTAGAGTCTAGCTGATTAGTACACGATGCGAGAGAAAAGCTACAAAAGCAACAAGATTAGGAGACCTGACGAGGTACAAGATCAGGGTTCTAGGGTTTGTGAAAGTACCCCCGAGAGAAAGCGGTCTTGAACTGAGCTCCGTGTTCTTCTTCTCCCCAAGGTCCAGACTCCAGAGACTAGTAGGAGCAGGCTCCTTGGTGATA
It includes:
- the LOC103703674 gene encoding protein PLASTID TRANSCRIPTIONALLY ACTIVE 12, chloroplastic; the protein is MTSFSNAFLFQEGSMGGLAAASGALIGKSHSQKFQTPFVGVFHSSKLRILVRSYRYSQRKSRLLPCIRCARKDGKFDPSSIEPPPYHCYFDSTSGQLEPASGARASIPGREYWPEGTASRVRAARAPEPLGKSKGKPSYGKSPGSRRKKYKGQAAASETSEMSSDVTDPPPVLETSDDVSDEPKNPSKEYVIYQTEPEEKNLSPYELDKEMGRPHPFIDPASSKPIEEPQTSQDLWWNWRKPDEEQWSRWQRRRPDVDTVFAKAMAETGQIKLYGDYPTRTEAALAKARRHVFKEERLQAEQRRLEEIGPLAYYSEWVKAYRKRDTSRKAAEKHFEETGEDENTQLITMFQHQTAEEYRIMMGTDIRIKRDPLAMRMREDQIKEIWGGDPVYPTVNYVQDPDEIIDYRGPDFHEPTHDMLAYLIEQGKMIPREELEKILAKEKTQELEITDVDEAMASAVDIGEDDDEEDGEDEQQEEEKITRNWSVLKTTTQLRKSKEKPKKEGPMTLEDAIDDSENLTDFLMDFDEEE